DNA from Comamonas serinivorans:
AGCTTCACCTCGCGGGCGCGTTCGCTGGCATAGGCGCCCAGGGCGTCGTCGACTTCGTGCCAGGCGCGCAGCACCGTCTGCTGGTAGGCGATGGCCGCCAGCTGGTGGCGGGCCTCGCTCAGCGCCAGCTGGCTCTGCAGCCGCCCGCCCTGGAAGATCGGCAGGTGCAGCGTCGGCCCGACCGAAAACTGGCGCGAGGCCCAGCTGCCCAGGTCCGAGAGCTGGAACGCCTGCACGCCCAGGCTGCCACCCAGGCCGATGCGCGGGTAGAAGTCCGCCCGCGCCGCGCCGATGTCGGCTACGGCGGCCTGCAGCCGGGCGTTCGCCTGCAGGATGTCGGGGCGCGTGCGCGCCAGCTCGGACGACACGCCCACCGGCAGGCGAGCCGGCATCGCGGGCAGCGCGGCATCAACCAGCCGGTCGTTCAGCTCGCGCGGCGGCCAGCCCAGCAGCAAGGCCAGCGCGTTCATCAGGGTGTCGCGCTGGTGCTGCAGCTGCAGCAGGCTGGCCTCGATGCCCGCGAGGTCGGCGCGCGCCGCAGCGGCATCGAAGCGCGTGGCCACGCCATTGCGGGCCCGGCTCTCGGCCATGCGCAGCAGGTCCTGGGCAATGCGCTGGTTGTCCTGGGCGATGGCCGTCTGGGCCTGTGCGCCGCGCAGCAGCAGGTAGGTGCGCGCCACTTCGGCCGCCACCGACACGCGCACCGCTTCCTGCCCATAGGCCACGGCCTGCAGCTGCATGCGTGCCGAGGTTTCGACCTGCCGCAGGTGGCCCCACAGATCCAGCTCCCAGCCGGCCTGCAGGCCCAGCGTCCAG
Protein-coding regions in this window:
- a CDS encoding efflux transporter outer membrane subunit, which translates into the protein MTTDSLVHPNRAGAPAPGRWSVVLVPLLLAGCMTDPQLPPPHLDTPTAALQARAATVAAQPALDASAPPSPWWRLFNDATLTALEGEAGTRNLDLRAAVARIDESRAQLGLVSANRAPQLAATAGYTRSGLSEHSPLHRLGAPTAGSSTWTLGLQAGWELDLWGHLRQVETSARMQLQAVAYGQEAVRVSVAAEVARTYLLLRGAQAQTAIAQDNQRIAQDLLRMAESRARNGVATRFDAAAARADLAGIEASLLQLQHQRDTLMNALALLLGWPPRELNDRLVDAALPAMPARLPVGVSSELARTRPDILQANARLQAAVADIGAARADFYPRIGLGGSLGVQAFQLSDLGSWASRQFSVGPTLHLPIFQGGRLQSQLALSEARHQLAAIAYQQTVLRAWHEVDDALGAYASERAREVKLREAQQQSQVALDVAQKGYQEGVSDFTAVLVARRSLLSSQAALADCATASALSVVGLYRALGGGWSPELLQPDAAQAGSPQAVPAAEPDVRS